Genomic segment of Natronoarchaeum philippinense:
AGAGCTTGAATCGTACTACGGCGACGAAGTGAACCACGGGCGCCTGTACCCCAATCTCGACGAGCTCGTCGAACTGGGTTTCGTCGAGAAGAGCGAACTCGACAAGCGAACGAACCAGTACGAACTCACCGACGACGGTGAAGCTGCGGTGTTCGACCAGTTCGAATGGGCCCTCTCGAAGGTCGTCACCGACGAGAATCGAGCAGAGGACCTCCGAACGCTCGTCGACGACCAGCTCTAAAACTCGGGGAGTCGGGCGTCTGCAGTCTCGAAGACGAGTTCGATCGACCGATCGATTTCGGCCTGTTGCGTTTCGGACGGCCACGCGTTACGTGGGAAATACTCGCTGAGAAACGTCTGGATTTCCTCACCCGTGGCCGATTCGACCGGCTTGGCCAGATGGTTCTGCATGAAATCGGCGAACGCAGCGGCGTTGTCGCCGTGTACGTCGCCGTGTGCGTCCCGTACCTGCTCGGCGATCGCCTCGTTGTGGTCCCGCACGTCGTCCCACTCGTCGGGGTCGCCGGGGCCTTCGAGTGAGATCTCGGTCGCACGATCGGTGTCCTCGATCCGATCGGGATGGATCCGGCCGTCCTCGATCCACTCCTCGGGATGTAACACGAGCACGTCGCCCGTCTCGTCCTCGCGGATTCGGGCGGTGAACTCGTGGTTGTCGAGCAGACTCGCTCGTCTGCGGCGGTAGGCCGCCGCCTCGTCCTCGTCGACGGCTTCCCGGGCGAGTCTGGTCAGGCGCTCTGCTTCCTCACTGACATCTGTCGGTAGCTCTGACATCGTGATGTGGTCGCCGGATCGGTCACTCGCCGTCCAGCGCCTCGTTTGCCAAGTCGTCGGCGCGCTCGTTTATCTCCCGCGGTACGTGTTCGAGCGACCACGTCTCGAATCGGTCGAGCAGTTCCCGCGCTTTGACTCGTCGCTCACGGAGTCCCGGATCGTTCGTGTCCCACTGGCCCGTGACCTGCTTGACGATCAGTTCCGAGTCACCCCGAACGTCGACCTCGTCGAAGCCGTAGTCGGCCGCCATCTCCAGCGCGCGCACGAGCGCCTCGTACTCCGCGCGGTTGTTCGTCGTCTCACCGATACGCTCGCCGCCCTCCGCGACGATGCCGTCGCTGGTGACGATCGCCCAGCCGACCGCCGCCGGGCCGGGGTTGCCACGGCTCGCCCCGTCGAAATAGACGTGGGCCCGGCCGCCTTCCTCGCGCAGGATCGCCTCGATGTCCTGTGGATTTGCTCCCTGAATCACGACCTTGCCGTCGTAGGCGACGGCCGTGGCGTCTCCCCGCGAGGCGCGCCATCGCTCGTGGTCGGTGTTGCCCTCGGCCACCTCGACGCCCGCGTCGAGAAGCCGCTCCCGAGCGCGCTCGGCGTCACATTCGATCGTCGGCATTGACGGAAGGTCAAGCGATTCGGGATATATGTGTTTCCGTTCTCGATCGCCCGTTACTACCGGTAATCGGCCGCAGTCTTCCGATTCGATGATTTCGGCCCCTATTCTGTCCTCTGGGATAGAATAGAATTCCCACCGAGGGTTTAAGTGCCTCGATGATACTACTATAAAAGTGCGATGACACGGTCCACCCGCCAGCGGGAGCGCGAACACGAGACGGAGCAAGGAGAGGAGGAGGAAGAGGGGGTCCGGGAGTGTCCCGAGTGCAACTCCGATAACCTCGTTAAGAGCTCCGACAGGGGCGAACTCGTCTGTAACGACTGTGGCCTCGTGGTCGAAGAGGAGAAGATCGACCCCGGTCCAGAGTGGCGCGCATTCAACCATCAGGAGCGCCAAGAGAAGTCGCGCGTGGGCGCCCCGACCACGCAGACGATGCACGACAAAGGATTGACAACGACGATCGACTGGAAAGACAAGGACGCCTACGGTCGCTCTATCTCCTCGAAGAAGCGGAGTCAGATGCACCGGCTGCGCAAGTGGCAGGAGCGAATTCGGACCAAAGACGCCGGCGAGCGTAATCTACAGTTCGCGCTCAGCGAGATCGACCGGATGGCCTCCGCGCTGGGGGTCCCCCGCTCGGTACGCGAGGTCGCCTCGGTGATCTATCGGCGCGCGCTCAAAGAAGACCTCATCCGCGGGCGCTCGATCGAGGGCGTCGCCACGTCGGCGCTGTACGCCGCCTGTCGGAAAGAAGGCATCCCGCGCAGTCTCGAAGAGATTTCGGAGGTCTCCCGGGTCGAGCGAAAGGAGATCGGCCGAACGTATCGCTACATCTCCCAAGAACTCGGCCTCGAGATGAAACCCGTCGACCCCAAAAAGTACGTCCCGCGCTTTTGCTCTGAACTCGAACTCTCCGAAGAGGTCCAGACGAAGGCCAACGAAATCATCGAGACGACGGCCGAGGAAGGACTACTCTCGGGCAAGTCCCCGACCGGCTACGCAGCCGCCGCCATCTACGCCGCCTCGCTGCTGTGCAACGAGAAAAAGACCCAACGCGAAGTCGCTGACGTTGCTCAGGTGACGGAAGTCACGATCCGGAACCGCTATCAAGAGCAGATCGAGGCGATGGGCATCCACAGTTAATCTCCCGCCTTCTTCACCGCTTTCCCGCATTCGGAGCACCTGCTGGTTTTGGACTCTGTCGACGCCGATCCGGCGTCATCGCGCCGAAGCCCGACCTCGATCGACTCACGCCGCGGCGTCGGATTCGTTCGACCAGTGCGTCGTCGACTCAGTCATCAATCGATTACAGCCGAGGTCGGGCCCAGACGTGGCCCCACCACAGCTCACTGTCTGTCCGTCGACGGTCGTTGCGACGCGGTGGCCGACGGTGTCGTCGCTGGCGTGGGTGTCGTACTCGATCCGGTACGCGATCCGACCGGGACACGTCTCGTTTGCGGTGGTCGTTTCGTGCGTTCGGAGGTCGATTCGGTACGTAGTGATCGCTGCGCCCTCGGGCGACGTTCTGCGGATCTGAGCCGAGAGTTCGGTCTCGGGCGTCGCCGTGTCGATCGTTCCGAACTCGGTACCGTCGGTCCCGCTGCTCGACGACGAGAATTTGCGGACATCGTCTTGACAGCCTCGATCGGTGATCTCGAACGACTCGATTTCGGGGGGACCTGTCGGCTCGGCGTCGCTCTGGAACGGCCCAGCACCGGCCAAGGCGGCGCCCGTGGCGACTGCTGCGAGTACGACAATGAGGAGGGACAACCGCTTCATATCCACACGCTTGTATTTGATACCCAATAGATCTATCCGTTCGATTGACACTCGGCCATCGACGCACCGACGCCG
This window contains:
- a CDS encoding PadR family transcriptional regulator, with the translated sequence MSEARTITEQGVARDLTAFQRNILTILAEEPMYGLAIKRELESYYGDEVNHGRLYPNLDELVELGFVEKSELDKRTNQYELTDDGEAAVFDQFEWALSKVVTDENRAEDLRTLVDDQL
- a CDS encoding DUF7108 family protein — translated: MSELPTDVSEEAERLTRLAREAVDEDEAAAYRRRRASLLDNHEFTARIREDETGDVLVLHPEEWIEDGRIHPDRIEDTDRATEISLEGPGDPDEWDDVRDHNEAIAEQVRDAHGDVHGDNAAAFADFMQNHLAKPVESATGEEIQTFLSEYFPRNAWPSETQQAEIDRSIELVFETADARLPEF
- the rnhA gene encoding ribonuclease HI — its product is MPTIECDAERARERLLDAGVEVAEGNTDHERWRASRGDATAVAYDGKVVIQGANPQDIEAILREEGGRAHVYFDGASRGNPGPAAVGWAIVTSDGIVAEGGERIGETTNNRAEYEALVRALEMAADYGFDEVDVRGDSELIVKQVTGQWDTNDPGLRERRVKARELLDRFETWSLEHVPREINERADDLANEALDGE
- a CDS encoding transcription initiation factor IIB, with translation MTRSTRQREREHETEQGEEEEEGVRECPECNSDNLVKSSDRGELVCNDCGLVVEEEKIDPGPEWRAFNHQERQEKSRVGAPTTQTMHDKGLTTTIDWKDKDAYGRSISSKKRSQMHRLRKWQERIRTKDAGERNLQFALSEIDRMASALGVPRSVREVASVIYRRALKEDLIRGRSIEGVATSALYAACRKEGIPRSLEEISEVSRVERKEIGRTYRYISQELGLEMKPVDPKKYVPRFCSELELSEEVQTKANEIIETTAEEGLLSGKSPTGYAAAAIYAASLLCNEKKTQREVADVAQVTEVTIRNRYQEQIEAMGIHS